A portion of the Bubalus kerabau isolate K-KA32 ecotype Philippines breed swamp buffalo chromosome 1, PCC_UOA_SB_1v2, whole genome shotgun sequence genome contains these proteins:
- the CHAF1A gene encoding chromatin assembly factor 1 subunit A isoform X3, whose amino-acid sequence MEGMEASVLAMTLPALLSSRVGPSRDAASPNRRVGRGGRRGSRQIRARRPRQQRRGREGEQQRPPELSPLLRRLRGTPDVALAMLEEPECGAPGARGEAAAMDCKDRPAFPVKKLIQARLPFKRLNLVPKEKIDDGLDDTGGSQAGPVQTQVHDLETSLDHLENCHMGSDIDFRPKLVNGKGPLDNFLRSQVETSIGQAVVIIDLTEDSSNPPGNMVGHNKLNSAASSAQKNINGVPDKAGDDRGLPKARQKDDLASPEEALSEVPCKTEAGGADSGGADRRGLTQRGSPQNCPELTGGLSTWSEKDRDGWSEAGGILFKGKMPVVVLQDILALRPLARSPPATPPSQAVPSESETPESSPEEDLALSHSSLSSSSPTSSPEGQSVPTKLHTGPSPLPASTPVCRITKKLVRGSAEKNKMKLQRDKERLRRQLKLRAEKEEKEKLREEAKRAKEEARKKREEEKELKEKERREKREKDEKEKAEKQRLKEERRKERQEALEAKLEEKRKKEEEKRLREEEKRIKAEKAEITRFFQKPKTPQAPKTLAGSCGKFAPFEIKEHMVLAPRCRTAFDQDLCDQLDQLLQQQSSEFSFLQDLKSRRPLRSGPTVVSNRNTDLSNSDVVIVESSKVDGVPERRKFGRMKLLQFSENHRPAYWGTWNKKTTVIRPRDPWAQDRDLLDYEVDSDEEWEEEEPGESLSHSEGDDDDDVGEDEDEDDGFFVPHGYLSEDEGVTEECADPENHKVRQKLKAKEWDEFLAKGKRFRILQPVKIGCIWAADKDGGADLKVLQQFTACLLENVPPEEEQTPKASKREKRDQQILAQLLPLLHGNVNGSKVIIREFQECCRRGLLSRDAGSPEHSAASPPSPGPARPQTPTASEDVAVPSKARLKRIISENSVYEKRPDFRMCWLALETWTASRRTQRRRTTRKTSRPHTEPLLELGAQWGWTPVRALWPPARFACPERPSGSCMYVEWLGYSRRLSDT is encoded by the exons ATGGAAGGAATGGAAGCTTCGGTTCTCGCGATGACGCTCCCGGCGCTCCTCTCTTCCCGAGTAGGGCCGTCACGTGACGCGGCATCACCCAATCGCCGTGTGGGCCGCGGGGGTCGCCGCGGTTCCCGCCAAATACGAGCGCGGCGGCCGCGGCAGCAGCGGCGCGGGCGGGAGGGCGAGCAGCAGCGGCCGCCTGAGCTGAGCCCGCTCCTCCGCCGCTTGAGGGGAACTCCAGACGTCGCCCTCGCAATGCTGGAGGAGCCGGAGTGCGGGGCGCCGGGCGCCCGGGGAGAGGCCGCAG CCATGGATTGCAAAGACAGGCCAGCTTTTCCAGTCAAGAAGTTAATACAAG CCCGACTGCCATTCAAGCGCCTGAATCTTGTCCCCAAGGAGAAAATTGACGATGGCTTGGACGACACAGGGGGGTCTCAGGCTGGCCCTGTGCAGACTCAAGTCCACGACTTAGAAACCTCTTTGGACCACTTGGAGAACTGTCACATGGGTTCCGACATAGATTTTAGACCAAAACTTGTCAATGGGAAGGGACCCTTAGATAACTTTTTAAGAAGTCAAGTTGAAACCAGTATTGGCCAGGCTGTGGTCATAATCGATTTGACAGAGGACTCGAGCAACCCCCCGGGCAACATGGTGGGCCACAATAAACTGAATTCTGCCGCCTCCTCCGCTCAGAAGAACATAAATGGAGTCCCAGACAAAGCTGGAGATGACAGGGGGCTGCCAAAGGCCAGGCAGAAGGATGATCTGGCAAGTCCCGAAGAGGCCCTTTCAGAAGTTCCATGCAAGACAGAGGCAGGGGGTGCTGACTCAGGGGGTGCAGACAGGAGGGGACTCACACAGAGGGGCTCACCCCAAAACTGTCCTGAGCTGACTGGTGGCCTGAGCACGTGGTCTGAGAAGGACCGGGATGGCTGGAGTGAAGCCGGGGGCATCCTGTTCAAGGGGAAGATGCCCGTGGTCGTCTTGCAGGATATCCTGGCCCTCAGACCGCTGGCCAGGTCTCCTCCCGCCACTCCTCCCAGCCAGGCTGTGCCTTCTGAGAGCGAGACACCGGAGTCCAGCCCAGAAGAGGACTTGGCACTGAGCCACTCGTCCTTGAGCTCTTCCTCTCCCACCAGCTCCCCCGAGGGGCAGTCTGTGCCCACAAAGCTGCATAcaggccccagccccctccctgcctccacacCCGTCTGCAGA ATAACTAAGAAACTGGTCAGAGGCTCTGCAGAGAAGAACAAGATGAAACTGCAAAGG GATAAGGAGCGTCTGCGGAGGCAGCTGAAGCTCCGGGccgagaaggaggagaaggagaagctgAGGGAGGAGGCCAAGAGGGCCAAGGAGGAGGCcaggaagaagagggaggaggagaaggagctgaAGGAGAAGGAGCGGCGGGAGAAGCGAGAGAAGGACGAGAAGGAGAAGGCGGAGAAGCAGCGGCTCAAGGAGGAGAGACGCAAGGAGCGCCAGGAGGCTTTGGA GGCAAAGCTGGAGGAGAAGCggaaaaaggaagaggagaaacggttgagagaagaagaaaag cGCATTAAAGCCGAGAAGGCCGAAATCACGAGGTTCTTCCAGAAACCAAAGACCCCACAGGCCCCCAAG ACCCTGGCCGGTTCCTGTGGGAAGTTTGCCCCTTTCGAAATCAAAGAGCACATGGTCCTCGCCCCTCGATGCCGGACTGCCTTTGATCAAGACCTCTGTGACCAGCTTGACCAGCTCCTCCAGCAGCAGAGCAGCGAGTTCTCCTTCCTGCAAGATCTGAAAAGCCGGCGGCCGCTCAGGTCTGGTCCCACTGTGGTGTCTAACCGGAACACAGACCTCTCTAACAG TGATGTGGTGATCGTGGAGAGCAGCAAAGTGGACGGCGTTCCTGAGCGGAGAAAGTTTGGCAGGATGAAGCTCCTGCAGTTCTCTGAGAACCACCGGCCAGCATACTGGGGCACGTGGAACAAGAAGACGACAGTCATCCGCCCAAGGGACCCCTGGGCCCAGGACAGG GACCTCCTTGACTACGAGGTGGACAGCGATGAGGAGTGGGAAGAGGAGGAGCCGGGAGAGTCCCTCTCTCACAGCGAAGGG GACGATGACGATGACGTGGGAGAGGATGAGGACGAGGATGATGGTTTCTTCGTGCCCCATGGGTACCTGTCTGAGGATGAAGGCGTGACCGAG GAGTGTGCCGACCCGGAAAATCACAAGGTGCGCCAGAAACTGAAGGCCAAGGAGTGGGACGAGTTTCTGGCCAAGGGAAAGAGGTTCCGCATTCTCCAGCCTGTGAAGATCGGCTGCATCTGGGCGGCCGACAAGGACGGCGGTGCTGACCTGAAGGTGCTGCAACAGTTCACGGCCTGCCTGCTGGAGAATGTGCCCCCTGAGGAGGAGCAGACGCCCAAGGCctcaaagagagagaagagggaccAGCAGA TCCTGGCCCAGCTGCTCCCGCTGCTGCACGGGAACGTGAATGGGAGCAAGGTGATCATTCGGGAGTTCCAGGAGTGCTGCCGCCGAGGACTGCTCAGCAGGGACGCCGGCAGCCCGGAGCACAGTGCCGCCAGCCCCCCGAGCCCTGGCCCTGCCCGCCCGCAGACCCCTACCGCCAGCGAGGACGTGGCTGTGCCCTCCAAGGCCAGGCTCAAGCGGATTATTTCTGAGAACTCGGTGTATGAGAAGAGGCCCGACTTCAGGATGTGCTG GTTGGCACTGGAGACCTGGACGGCTTCCAGGCGGACACAGAGGAGGAGGACGACGAGGAAG ACATCCAGGCCCCATACGGAACCACTCCTGGAGCTGGGGGCTCAGTGGGGATGGACACCAGTGAGAGCTTTGTGGCCCCCAGCTCGCTTCGCCTGTCCTGAGCGCCCAAGTGGCTCGTGTATGTATGTAGAATGGTTAGGGTATTCTCGACGCCTCTCAGATACTTGA
- the CHAF1A gene encoding chromatin assembly factor 1 subunit A isoform X2, with the protein MEGMEASVLAMTLPALLSSRVGPSRDAASPNRRVGRGGRRGSRQIRARRPRQQRRGREGEQQRPPELSPLLRRLRGTPDVALAMLEEPECGAPGARGEAAAMDCKDRPAFPVKKLIQARLPFKRLNLVPKEKIDDGLDDTGGSQAGPVQTQVHDLETSLDHLENCHMGSDIDFRPKLVNGKGPLDNFLRSQVETSIGQAVVIIDLTEDSSNPPGNMVGHNKLNSAASSAQKNINGVPDKAGDDRGLPKARQKDDLASPEEALSEVPCKTEAGGADSGGADRRGLTQRGSPQNCPELTGGLSTWSEKDRDGWSEAGGILFKGKMPVVVLQDILALRPLARSPPATPPSQAVPSESETPESSPEEDLALSHSSLSSSSPTSSPEGQSVPTKLHTGPSPLPASTPVCRITKKLVRGSAEKNKMKLQRDKERLRRQLKLRAEKEEKEKLREEAKRAKEEARKKREEEKELKEKERREKREKDEKEKAEKQRLKEERRKERQEALEAKLEEKRKKEEEKRLREEEKRIKAEKAEITRFFQKPKTPQAPKTLAGSCGKFAPFEIKEHMVLAPRCRTAFDQDLCDQLDQLLQQQSSEFSFLQDLKSRRPLRSGPTVVSNRNTDLSNSDVVIVESSKVDGVPERRKFGRMKLLQFSENHRPAYWGTWNKKTTVIRPRDPWAQDRDLLDYEVDSDEEWEEEEPGESLSHSEGDDDDDVGEDEDEDDGFFVPHGYLSEDEGVTEECADPENHKVRQKLKAKEWDEFLAKGKRFRILQPVKIGCIWAADKDGGADLKVLQQFTACLLENVPPEEEQTPKASKREKRDQQILAQLLPLLHGNVNGSKVIIREFQECCRRGLLSRDAGSPEHSAASPPSPGPARPQTPTASEDVAVPSKARLKRIISENSVYEKRPDFRMCWYVHPQVLKSFAQEHLPVPCQWSYVTAVPSATREDSGSVPAPGPGQGMPVSLKRKSAGSMCITQFMKKRRHDGQVGTGDLDGFQADTEEEDDEEDIQAPYGTTPGAGGSVGMDTSESFVAPSSLRLS; encoded by the exons ATGGAAGGAATGGAAGCTTCGGTTCTCGCGATGACGCTCCCGGCGCTCCTCTCTTCCCGAGTAGGGCCGTCACGTGACGCGGCATCACCCAATCGCCGTGTGGGCCGCGGGGGTCGCCGCGGTTCCCGCCAAATACGAGCGCGGCGGCCGCGGCAGCAGCGGCGCGGGCGGGAGGGCGAGCAGCAGCGGCCGCCTGAGCTGAGCCCGCTCCTCCGCCGCTTGAGGGGAACTCCAGACGTCGCCCTCGCAATGCTGGAGGAGCCGGAGTGCGGGGCGCCGGGCGCCCGGGGAGAGGCCGCAG CCATGGATTGCAAAGACAGGCCAGCTTTTCCAGTCAAGAAGTTAATACAAG CCCGACTGCCATTCAAGCGCCTGAATCTTGTCCCCAAGGAGAAAATTGACGATGGCTTGGACGACACAGGGGGGTCTCAGGCTGGCCCTGTGCAGACTCAAGTCCACGACTTAGAAACCTCTTTGGACCACTTGGAGAACTGTCACATGGGTTCCGACATAGATTTTAGACCAAAACTTGTCAATGGGAAGGGACCCTTAGATAACTTTTTAAGAAGTCAAGTTGAAACCAGTATTGGCCAGGCTGTGGTCATAATCGATTTGACAGAGGACTCGAGCAACCCCCCGGGCAACATGGTGGGCCACAATAAACTGAATTCTGCCGCCTCCTCCGCTCAGAAGAACATAAATGGAGTCCCAGACAAAGCTGGAGATGACAGGGGGCTGCCAAAGGCCAGGCAGAAGGATGATCTGGCAAGTCCCGAAGAGGCCCTTTCAGAAGTTCCATGCAAGACAGAGGCAGGGGGTGCTGACTCAGGGGGTGCAGACAGGAGGGGACTCACACAGAGGGGCTCACCCCAAAACTGTCCTGAGCTGACTGGTGGCCTGAGCACGTGGTCTGAGAAGGACCGGGATGGCTGGAGTGAAGCCGGGGGCATCCTGTTCAAGGGGAAGATGCCCGTGGTCGTCTTGCAGGATATCCTGGCCCTCAGACCGCTGGCCAGGTCTCCTCCCGCCACTCCTCCCAGCCAGGCTGTGCCTTCTGAGAGCGAGACACCGGAGTCCAGCCCAGAAGAGGACTTGGCACTGAGCCACTCGTCCTTGAGCTCTTCCTCTCCCACCAGCTCCCCCGAGGGGCAGTCTGTGCCCACAAAGCTGCATAcaggccccagccccctccctgcctccacacCCGTCTGCAGA ATAACTAAGAAACTGGTCAGAGGCTCTGCAGAGAAGAACAAGATGAAACTGCAAAGG GATAAGGAGCGTCTGCGGAGGCAGCTGAAGCTCCGGGccgagaaggaggagaaggagaagctgAGGGAGGAGGCCAAGAGGGCCAAGGAGGAGGCcaggaagaagagggaggaggagaaggagctgaAGGAGAAGGAGCGGCGGGAGAAGCGAGAGAAGGACGAGAAGGAGAAGGCGGAGAAGCAGCGGCTCAAGGAGGAGAGACGCAAGGAGCGCCAGGAGGCTTTGGA GGCAAAGCTGGAGGAGAAGCggaaaaaggaagaggagaaacggttgagagaagaagaaaag cGCATTAAAGCCGAGAAGGCCGAAATCACGAGGTTCTTCCAGAAACCAAAGACCCCACAGGCCCCCAAG ACCCTGGCCGGTTCCTGTGGGAAGTTTGCCCCTTTCGAAATCAAAGAGCACATGGTCCTCGCCCCTCGATGCCGGACTGCCTTTGATCAAGACCTCTGTGACCAGCTTGACCAGCTCCTCCAGCAGCAGAGCAGCGAGTTCTCCTTCCTGCAAGATCTGAAAAGCCGGCGGCCGCTCAGGTCTGGTCCCACTGTGGTGTCTAACCGGAACACAGACCTCTCTAACAG TGATGTGGTGATCGTGGAGAGCAGCAAAGTGGACGGCGTTCCTGAGCGGAGAAAGTTTGGCAGGATGAAGCTCCTGCAGTTCTCTGAGAACCACCGGCCAGCATACTGGGGCACGTGGAACAAGAAGACGACAGTCATCCGCCCAAGGGACCCCTGGGCCCAGGACAGG GACCTCCTTGACTACGAGGTGGACAGCGATGAGGAGTGGGAAGAGGAGGAGCCGGGAGAGTCCCTCTCTCACAGCGAAGGG GACGATGACGATGACGTGGGAGAGGATGAGGACGAGGATGATGGTTTCTTCGTGCCCCATGGGTACCTGTCTGAGGATGAAGGCGTGACCGAG GAGTGTGCCGACCCGGAAAATCACAAGGTGCGCCAGAAACTGAAGGCCAAGGAGTGGGACGAGTTTCTGGCCAAGGGAAAGAGGTTCCGCATTCTCCAGCCTGTGAAGATCGGCTGCATCTGGGCGGCCGACAAGGACGGCGGTGCTGACCTGAAGGTGCTGCAACAGTTCACGGCCTGCCTGCTGGAGAATGTGCCCCCTGAGGAGGAGCAGACGCCCAAGGCctcaaagagagagaagagggaccAGCAGA TCCTGGCCCAGCTGCTCCCGCTGCTGCACGGGAACGTGAATGGGAGCAAGGTGATCATTCGGGAGTTCCAGGAGTGCTGCCGCCGAGGACTGCTCAGCAGGGACGCCGGCAGCCCGGAGCACAGTGCCGCCAGCCCCCCGAGCCCTGGCCCTGCCCGCCCGCAGACCCCTACCGCCAGCGAGGACGTGGCTGTGCCCTCCAAGGCCAGGCTCAAGCGGATTATTTCTGAGAACTCGGTGTATGAGAAGAGGCCCGACTTCAGGATGTGCTGGTACGTCCACCCACAGGTGCTGAAGAGCTTCGCCCAGGAGCACCTGCCTGTGCCCTGCCAGTGGAGTTATGTCACCGCGGTGCCCTCGGCCACCAGGGAGGACAGTGGCAGCGTCCCCGCCCCGGGGCCCGGCCAGGGTATGCCCGTCTCACTCAAGAGGAAGTCAGCGGGTAGCATGTGCATCACCCAGTTCATGAAAAAGCGCCGGCACGACGGGCAG GTTGGCACTGGAGACCTGGACGGCTTCCAGGCGGACACAGAGGAGGAGGACGACGAGGAAG ACATCCAGGCCCCATACGGAACCACTCCTGGAGCTGGGGGCTCAGTGGGGATGGACACCAGTGAGAGCTTTGTGGCCCCCAGCTCGCTTCGCCTGTCCTGA
- the CHAF1A gene encoding chromatin assembly factor 1 subunit A isoform X1, whose amino-acid sequence MEGMEASVLAMTLPALLSSRVGPSRDAASPNRRVGRGGRRGSRQIRARRPRQQRRGREGEQQRPPELSPLLRRLRGTPDVALAMLEEPECGAPGARGEAAAMDCKDRPAFPVKKLIQARLPFKRLNLVPKEKIDDGLDDTGGSQAGPVQTQVHDLETSLDHLENCHMGSDIDFRPKLVNGKGPLDNFLRSQVETSIGQAVVIIDLTEDSSNPPGNMVGHNKLNSAASSAQKNINGVPDKAGDDRGLPKARQKDDLASPEEALSEVPCKTEAGGADSGGADRRGLTQRGSPQNCPELTGGLSTWSEKDRDGWSEAGGILFKGKMPVVVLQDILALRPLARSPPATPPSQAVPSESETPESSPEEDLALSHSSLSSSSPTSSPEGQSVPTKLHTGPSPLPASTPVCRITKKLVRGSAEKNKMKLQRDKERLRRQLKLRAEKEEKEKLREEAKRAKEEARKKREEEKELKEKERREKREKDEKEKAEKQRLKEERRKERQEALEAKLEEKRKKEEEKRLREEEKRIKAEKAEITRFFQKPKTPQAPKTLAGSCGKFAPFEIKEHMVLAPRCRTAFDQDLCDQLDQLLQQQSSEFSFLQDLKSRRPLRSGPTVVSNRNTDLSNSDVVIVESSKVDGVPERRKFGRMKLLQFSENHRPAYWGTWNKKTTVIRPRDPWAQDRDLLDYEVDSDEEWEEEEPGESLSHSEGDDDDDVGEDEDEDDGFFVPHGYLSEDEGVTEECADPENHKVRQKLKAKEWDEFLAKGKRFRILQPVKIGCIWAADKDGGADLKVLQQFTACLLENVPPEEEQTPKASKREKRDQQILAQLLPLLHGNVNGSKVIIREFQECCRRGLLSRDAGSPEHSAASPPSPGPARPQTPTASEDVAVPSKARLKRIISENSVYEKRPDFRMCWYVHPQVLKSFAQEHLPVPCQWSYVTAVPSATREDSGSVPAPGPGQGMPVSLKRKSAGSMCITQFMKKRRHDGQVGTGDLDGFQADTEEEDDEEGDCVIMDISDVGDIQAPYGTTPGAGGSVGMDTSESFVAPSSLRLS is encoded by the exons ATGGAAGGAATGGAAGCTTCGGTTCTCGCGATGACGCTCCCGGCGCTCCTCTCTTCCCGAGTAGGGCCGTCACGTGACGCGGCATCACCCAATCGCCGTGTGGGCCGCGGGGGTCGCCGCGGTTCCCGCCAAATACGAGCGCGGCGGCCGCGGCAGCAGCGGCGCGGGCGGGAGGGCGAGCAGCAGCGGCCGCCTGAGCTGAGCCCGCTCCTCCGCCGCTTGAGGGGAACTCCAGACGTCGCCCTCGCAATGCTGGAGGAGCCGGAGTGCGGGGCGCCGGGCGCCCGGGGAGAGGCCGCAG CCATGGATTGCAAAGACAGGCCAGCTTTTCCAGTCAAGAAGTTAATACAAG CCCGACTGCCATTCAAGCGCCTGAATCTTGTCCCCAAGGAGAAAATTGACGATGGCTTGGACGACACAGGGGGGTCTCAGGCTGGCCCTGTGCAGACTCAAGTCCACGACTTAGAAACCTCTTTGGACCACTTGGAGAACTGTCACATGGGTTCCGACATAGATTTTAGACCAAAACTTGTCAATGGGAAGGGACCCTTAGATAACTTTTTAAGAAGTCAAGTTGAAACCAGTATTGGCCAGGCTGTGGTCATAATCGATTTGACAGAGGACTCGAGCAACCCCCCGGGCAACATGGTGGGCCACAATAAACTGAATTCTGCCGCCTCCTCCGCTCAGAAGAACATAAATGGAGTCCCAGACAAAGCTGGAGATGACAGGGGGCTGCCAAAGGCCAGGCAGAAGGATGATCTGGCAAGTCCCGAAGAGGCCCTTTCAGAAGTTCCATGCAAGACAGAGGCAGGGGGTGCTGACTCAGGGGGTGCAGACAGGAGGGGACTCACACAGAGGGGCTCACCCCAAAACTGTCCTGAGCTGACTGGTGGCCTGAGCACGTGGTCTGAGAAGGACCGGGATGGCTGGAGTGAAGCCGGGGGCATCCTGTTCAAGGGGAAGATGCCCGTGGTCGTCTTGCAGGATATCCTGGCCCTCAGACCGCTGGCCAGGTCTCCTCCCGCCACTCCTCCCAGCCAGGCTGTGCCTTCTGAGAGCGAGACACCGGAGTCCAGCCCAGAAGAGGACTTGGCACTGAGCCACTCGTCCTTGAGCTCTTCCTCTCCCACCAGCTCCCCCGAGGGGCAGTCTGTGCCCACAAAGCTGCATAcaggccccagccccctccctgcctccacacCCGTCTGCAGA ATAACTAAGAAACTGGTCAGAGGCTCTGCAGAGAAGAACAAGATGAAACTGCAAAGG GATAAGGAGCGTCTGCGGAGGCAGCTGAAGCTCCGGGccgagaaggaggagaaggagaagctgAGGGAGGAGGCCAAGAGGGCCAAGGAGGAGGCcaggaagaagagggaggaggagaaggagctgaAGGAGAAGGAGCGGCGGGAGAAGCGAGAGAAGGACGAGAAGGAGAAGGCGGAGAAGCAGCGGCTCAAGGAGGAGAGACGCAAGGAGCGCCAGGAGGCTTTGGA GGCAAAGCTGGAGGAGAAGCggaaaaaggaagaggagaaacggttgagagaagaagaaaag cGCATTAAAGCCGAGAAGGCCGAAATCACGAGGTTCTTCCAGAAACCAAAGACCCCACAGGCCCCCAAG ACCCTGGCCGGTTCCTGTGGGAAGTTTGCCCCTTTCGAAATCAAAGAGCACATGGTCCTCGCCCCTCGATGCCGGACTGCCTTTGATCAAGACCTCTGTGACCAGCTTGACCAGCTCCTCCAGCAGCAGAGCAGCGAGTTCTCCTTCCTGCAAGATCTGAAAAGCCGGCGGCCGCTCAGGTCTGGTCCCACTGTGGTGTCTAACCGGAACACAGACCTCTCTAACAG TGATGTGGTGATCGTGGAGAGCAGCAAAGTGGACGGCGTTCCTGAGCGGAGAAAGTTTGGCAGGATGAAGCTCCTGCAGTTCTCTGAGAACCACCGGCCAGCATACTGGGGCACGTGGAACAAGAAGACGACAGTCATCCGCCCAAGGGACCCCTGGGCCCAGGACAGG GACCTCCTTGACTACGAGGTGGACAGCGATGAGGAGTGGGAAGAGGAGGAGCCGGGAGAGTCCCTCTCTCACAGCGAAGGG GACGATGACGATGACGTGGGAGAGGATGAGGACGAGGATGATGGTTTCTTCGTGCCCCATGGGTACCTGTCTGAGGATGAAGGCGTGACCGAG GAGTGTGCCGACCCGGAAAATCACAAGGTGCGCCAGAAACTGAAGGCCAAGGAGTGGGACGAGTTTCTGGCCAAGGGAAAGAGGTTCCGCATTCTCCAGCCTGTGAAGATCGGCTGCATCTGGGCGGCCGACAAGGACGGCGGTGCTGACCTGAAGGTGCTGCAACAGTTCACGGCCTGCCTGCTGGAGAATGTGCCCCCTGAGGAGGAGCAGACGCCCAAGGCctcaaagagagagaagagggaccAGCAGA TCCTGGCCCAGCTGCTCCCGCTGCTGCACGGGAACGTGAATGGGAGCAAGGTGATCATTCGGGAGTTCCAGGAGTGCTGCCGCCGAGGACTGCTCAGCAGGGACGCCGGCAGCCCGGAGCACAGTGCCGCCAGCCCCCCGAGCCCTGGCCCTGCCCGCCCGCAGACCCCTACCGCCAGCGAGGACGTGGCTGTGCCCTCCAAGGCCAGGCTCAAGCGGATTATTTCTGAGAACTCGGTGTATGAGAAGAGGCCCGACTTCAGGATGTGCTGGTACGTCCACCCACAGGTGCTGAAGAGCTTCGCCCAGGAGCACCTGCCTGTGCCCTGCCAGTGGAGTTATGTCACCGCGGTGCCCTCGGCCACCAGGGAGGACAGTGGCAGCGTCCCCGCCCCGGGGCCCGGCCAGGGTATGCCCGTCTCACTCAAGAGGAAGTCAGCGGGTAGCATGTGCATCACCCAGTTCATGAAAAAGCGCCGGCACGACGGGCAG GTTGGCACTGGAGACCTGGACGGCTTCCAGGCGGACACAGAGGAGGAGGACGACGAGGAAGGTGACTGTGTGATCATGGACATCTCTGATGTTGGGG ACATCCAGGCCCCATACGGAACCACTCCTGGAGCTGGGGGCTCAGTGGGGATGGACACCAGTGAGAGCTTTGTGGCCCCCAGCTCGCTTCGCCTGTCCTGA